A segment of the Lycium ferocissimum isolate CSIRO_LF1 chromosome 10, AGI_CSIRO_Lferr_CH_V1, whole genome shotgun sequence genome:
ATTACgagggggggaaaaaaattaaagaccaatacGTTGGAAGGACAACTTCAACTAAACCCCCACTTTTGGGCCTTTGATAACAAATACCCAAATTTTATTGGGCTGGACCTTTGCGTTAGATACGAACCGGGTAGTCTGTAGATGCAAATTGTACCGGTTTAGTCACTAAAAATCCCGGTTCGGTTCGATTCAGAGGAGCTTTATATAAACCAAAAGATCGGCTGTAACTCGGCGAGTTAAAAGCGTTCTGGTCTCTTTTCGTTCTCAAAGGCTTCTATCACGTAAGATTTCTTAAACAAATTTACACTTTTGCCCATTaagtttgttttattttcaactTTTAGCTTCAATCCCTTTTGTTTTATAGTTTTGATATAAGTCTTAGGGTTTCTATAATTCTATTCCAGCATTTACATGTGTTTTTAAAGCTTGTAATATTAATAAAGCTCTGATCTTGGTAGTGGGGGTTAATAAATAAAAGTTTGTTGTTGCCTTAAgcaaattgtatatatatttaaatttctgggtgtatgttgtagtgtgcTGGGTTGTTCATGTGCTATCTGCTGGAAAATAAGTTATTTAACTTCGTTGAAATAGTTGGTCATGTGATTAGTGTAATGTAAACTTGATGTCTAGAATGTTTTACTTATGAATGCCATGAAAAGCTTTGCAattatttttagtttggttATCTTGTTGATACATACCGGCAATGTTATAGAGGCGGAGTTGCAATATCATTTCTTGCTTCTTTCATTGGTGAGGGGCATGTTGCATTGAACTACATGATGTATCATTGTTATCTCGGCTTTAATTCCCACTATGGATAATATGGGTACCCATATATCTGTCACTCAACCCATACGAGTCTTGATCGATAAAATGTCCCCTACCTTTTAAACActaagggtcgtttggttgctggttacaGTTATGCAGGTATTGATATTGTAGGGATTAGTTATGCTGGTTTTAATACGTGAATAATTCAATTCCTAACCAGCAAGCAAACGATCCCTAAATACTTGGTGTCTCTAAGTTCATATGACTGCCATTTCTTCCGTTCCCATTTTATAAAGGTGGTGTATAGTAAGTGAAGTTAACCCATCTTATGAGGTCAAGTACAACATCAGTACACTATTTAACTTCTACCAAGGTAACAACATTGTCATTCATGTCCCTTATCTTGTTAAAGCAACCTGCAGTTGATGACTGTAACCAATGTTCACCTAggttataattattttgaattgGCTGAATTCTGATCCACGTGTTAATGGAAAGATTGCTGTTTCTATCTAGttgttttttgttcttttctttttcccccttAATTTGCTTTGATATCATTCTATATCCCTGCCATATCAAGTTATGTTGTGTGTGTGAAATCCCTTAAGGAGTTTCTAAAGGGATTTAACATTATGAAGCAAAGTACGAGGCAGTAACCTTTACATAGTGTAGTTTAGGAATTTAGGTTGTTGAGGTTAATTATGGCTTAGAAAATTACATATGACTATTGATTTTTCCAACTGGGGATTTGGTTTTATTTTTTCGAGGAAGAtatattttctctcttttataCTTGAAAACGTGTTTTCCCTTTCAATTTTTTACGCTAGAAGGTAATTTGATGCTGTTCTTATGGTTTATGAATTGATTAAACAGGTTAAGCAATATGGCTGAATTGACTGCTGAAGCCCAGCTTGTTCAAAGTTGAGTTCTTTTATTTAATGTACCtgtcctctctctctcttaacaATTCTATCATTTATTTTCTAACAGGGACCTGAGCTTTGACATCTCATCTTTAGAATTTACGTAATTTTCTCGAGTTTCAGTTCATGTCTATCTCCTCTGCTTGCATTTCATTTATTCTCTTGATGCTATACTTGTTTTGAGATATTGAAGTTACAGATTAGGCCTAGGTCTAGCTCTCTCATTCTGTGCTGCTGACATCTGGAGAAAATGTCTTGCTTCTTTATGTTTCAGATAATTTAGAGAGTGTCGATGGGTtccaaaccatgtccaaacaaGATGCTGCATGCGTTCCTAACATGCAGATGCAGCCTGAAGAAATTGGTAGGAGACGTCAATGCTCCTGTCATTCATGATATTATCCTCCAATTAATTTTGGTTTTTCCAACAGACCAGGATCACTAGAACAATATTTTTACCTGTATGCTTCTGTTTCCAGAAAGGAAAGCTCGGATGGATGCTGTTTGGCAGCAAATGAATAAAGGAGTATCTACGAAGACCCTGTACTCCATAATAAACAAGCCTACTTCAGCATCAAATAAAACTTCCTCAAAAAAATCGTCAAAATCATCATCTTCTGTGAGTATTAGACCTCTACTTTACAAATCGTATGAGATATGTCCATGTTTTTACTCAGACTTGTGGTGTAACAATCTCAACAGAGTTGGATGACAGTACTGGGATTGTCCCAAAAGAAAGTATCAGAGCCTGGAAGAAGCACACCAGAAAAGTGCCTTAGGACTACGCAAAATGATACTAGCGAGGAGGCAAAGAAGTTTGCTGCTGCTGCTCTCTCTGCAGTAAAGGAGGCTGCCACAGCTGCTGCCTCTGCAGGCCGGGGTAAAGTGGTAAGTCTTATCTTGCTTGCTCATGATATTTTTGTAGACTACTAGCTTTTCATTTGTGTAAAAGAGGACTTGGTTCTAGATTTGGCTATACACTCATAAAGCACGGGTGTATCGAGCTCTTTTGGCTGTAAATGGATTCTGATTCACTCTCTAAATACTCAAAATGTCAACCTGGTGTAGAATTCAAATTTTAGCTTACAggcctccttttcttttctcaatGAGCAATAAATGCTTGATACTGTTTTCGTTGAGGGAACTAATCTTTACTGCAACCCcccacccacacacacacacacaccaaaaaaaaaaaaaaaaaaaaagtagctgTTGTCTCTTTAGTGGTCTTGGTTTTGTTTAATCTGCATTTTGATAGTTATCATATGAATACAACACAAGGCACCAGAAGAGAAGAAAGAGGTTGAGGAAATTTGTGGGAATGGTTACAAATAATTGGGCATCTGAACAACTTGATGGAAACTTTTAGTTTTAATAATTATCTCGATATGCTTCTCAGATTTGTTGTTGCTTCTTTTTCCTTGCACATTCTTTATtccttttccaattttttcagATTACTGAAGTACGAGATTTTGCTGgtgaagaagttgaaataaagaaatatgTTGATGCCAACTCTGCAGAAGCACCTGATAAAGGCAAAGGCCCTGCAGCACCTGCTTCTGCTGTTGATATTATCCttgaacaaataaaaaagaagcaGAAACTGAGTGTACTTGATAAGACAAAGAAAGATTGGGAGGGGTTCAAGGGAGAAAATAGAGGCATGGAAGAAGAGCTAGATGCTTACAAGAAGAGTTCCAATCAGTATCTAGACAGGGTTGGTTTCTTAGAGCGTGCTGATTACCGAGAATTTGAGCGGGAGAGAGATGCTCGTCTTGCAATGCAATCAAAGAGGAAACCAGATAGTATGAGAGAAGACTACTGAGCTCATACCTCCAGGTTATGCCATTCTTGTCGAAAGAAATGTGTATTCTGTGGCTTTTGGAGGCCTAAACCTGTATTAGATTATGAGCTTATGCTATCACTAGCAAATGTTGTAGGGGTTTAAGGCGGGGTTTATGGGCTACGTGTTCATGAAAGTGATGCCAGTGACCTGAGACTCATGCCTGGAAACCTGTTCTTGTAATTTAATCTATTCCCCTTTTCCCCTTAATTCCATTCACTAACATTCTTTTACCCAATCCGATCCACTACACTGTGATTCTCCACTTCATTGTGTAAATAAGTATGGGAGGATATTTatccccaaaaaagaaaaaaattatggagGATTAGACTAAGGAGCAATCTTGCAATTTtagtttgattttctttattgttactGTTAGTGACGAATAAGTCTGCGTTTCTTCAGTCCAAGGGTTGCAGCTTCACTGGTTGAATCTTGTGAGTAGAGCGATAAACAACCATTCTCTGTAGAGTTATTCATCTTCTaaagtattttcttaagaattATCTCAAAAACCAACATTTTGACGGTCAAAAATTACCTCGAAAACGTCACCATGTTCTGAGGAATGAGGGTGGCCAATGCAGACAttattttgagtttataatacAAGTTTATATAAATTTAACTACGGGGATTTGAATAAATTCTGAATAAAAAATTGTCTACATGCATTCACAATGAGTGCAAACCAATGAGAATAGAGTCTTGAAACTAGCATACAAACCCTGGGTTCATGAATCATAATCACTTCTGGTATCTTATTCTTCGTTCATAGTGCTCCTCTTTAAAACATAACCTTGATGTTATTCACAGTTTAGGATCTTGAACTTCCAGAGTATCCTAGCTATGTTTTCTGAAAGAAATTAATAAACGTATTTCACAATGGAAGCACTGAACTTCGACTACGATGGGATCTTGAGAAGAAAGACCTGCCACCATAAGAAAATGATCTCTTCATCAAAACAGGTTCTTCTTTATGCAGAGTTGAAGCACTGCCGGTGGTGCTCGTTATCCTTGCACTTGAATTTTCCCCTTCACTCATTCTTGACAACATAGACATATGATCAAGCCCTATACTTGAACTAATTGAAGAATCCACTGAAACTGACCTCCTCATTGGTTGTACTTCCCCATCTCTTGAAGTTCCCATGCTCTCAATCTGCAAAAACTCTTCCTGATTACCGCGAAACTCGCGATTCGTTACCTCATTGTTACTACTCACTTCTCTCTGTTCATCATTTTCTAGCAGACTTCCTTCATTGGTACTCAAAATAGTACCTAAATTCGGTTCGATTGAAACCACTGCAGGTGCATTTAAACTGTTTACAATGCCAGAACGACACAAGGGGCAATTGGTGTGTGATCTAAGCCACGTGTCTATACAATGGATATGAAAAGCATGTTTACAATTCGGGAGTAATCTAAGAGACTCATCATCTTGAAATTCATTCAAGCAAACAGAGCAATTTGTTCCTTCAATCATACCATTCCCTGTTTTGAACTTGAAAATAGTAATCTTATCAATAACAGATGGCTGAAGACCAACAGTGTTGATGTACCAAATTGGATGATCAAATACTGGAGCTCGATTTTCGTCAAAAAATTCTTCATCAGAGCTTTGTGGTGGTGGGGTTCTTCTCCTGTTCCAATTTAAGCAATTCTTGACAATGATCAAATAGTAGCTAACAAGAAGGAACAAGCTAGCAAATAAGGCAACAGAGATGATAATATAAGGTGATATGTTCTGATGATGCTTGCTACTTAATTGTGGCGGCGGCGGTG
Coding sequences within it:
- the LOC132033672 gene encoding uncharacterized protein LOC132033672 isoform X1, translating into MAELTAEAQLVQNNLESVDGFQTMSKQDAACVPNMQMQPEEIERKARMDAVWQQMNKGVSTKTLYSIINKPTSASNKTSSKKSSKSSSSSWMTVLGLSQKKVSEPGRSTPEKCLRTTQNDTSEEAKKFAAAALSAVKEAATAAASAGRGKVITEVRDFAGEEVEIKKYVDANSAEAPDKGKGPAAPASAVDIILEQIKKKQKLSVLDKTKKDWEGFKGENRGMEEELDAYKKSSNQYLDRVGFLERADYREFERERDARLAMQSKRKPDSMREDY
- the LOC132033671 gene encoding E3 ubiquitin-protein ligase RING1-like yields the protein MDNRKLLQFTNQSVDCLYFCDSSCPFGCYPKADLDYFPPPSPPPPPPPPQLSSKHHQNISPYIIISVALFASLFLLVSYYLIIVKNCLNWNRRRTPPPQSSDEEFFDENRAPVFDHPIWYINTVGLQPSVIDKITIFKFKTGNGMIEGTNCSVCLNEFQDDESLRLLPNCKHAFHIHCIDTWLRSHTNCPLCRSGIVNSLNAPAVVSIEPNLGTILSTNEGSLLENDEQREVSSNNEVTNREFRGNQEEFLQIESMGTSRDGEVQPMRRSVSVDSSISSSIGLDHMSMLSRMSEGENSSARITSTTGSASTLHKEEPVLMKRSFSYGGRSFFSRSHRSRSSVLPL
- the LOC132033672 gene encoding uncharacterized protein LOC132033672 isoform X2, with product MSKQDAACVPNMQMQPEEIERKARMDAVWQQMNKGVSTKTLYSIINKPTSASNKTSSKKSSKSSSSSWMTVLGLSQKKVSEPGRSTPEKCLRTTQNDTSEEAKKFAAAALSAVKEAATAAASAGRGKVITEVRDFAGEEVEIKKYVDANSAEAPDKGKGPAAPASAVDIILEQIKKKQKLSVLDKTKKDWEGFKGENRGMEEELDAYKKSSNQYLDRVGFLERADYREFERERDARLAMQSKRKPDSMREDY